The nucleotide window GTTGACGTTGGCTTGTGCCAAATCTATGCTGTTCATCGATGATTACTAATCCTAATTTTTTAAATTTTATAATTGGTTGAATCAAGGCATGTGTGCCAATAATTAGGTCAATGTCTAATTGGGCTAATTTTTTAATTAATTCTATTTTAGTTATTTTCTTTTTAAAATTTGTTTTTATACTATTGCTGGTTAATAATGCTATTTTAAAAGAAAAATTTTTAAACAAATTTGAAAATGTATTAAAGTGTTGCTCAGCTAGTATTTCAGTTGGAGCCATATAACATGTTTGTTGACTGTTTAGTATGACATTTAAGATAGCCAATCCAGCCACGACTGTTTTTCCGCTACCAACATCTCCCTCTAACAATCTATTCATTGGATTATCTTTTCCCATGTCATTGATAATCTCCCACGCAGATCTTTTTTGAGCATTTGTAAGTTTAAAAGGCAGTTCTTTTACGAATTTTTTTGTTTTAGCAAGATAAAATTTTATTTTATGTGCTTGTTTATGCTTGATATTTTGGCGTATTAAATGATTTTTGGCTTGAATTATAAATAGCTCATCAAATTTTAATCTCTTAATTGCCTTGGTCATTATTTTTTTATCGCTAGGAAAATGTATTTGTTCTAATGCAAAAGAAAGGTCAATTAAATTATTAGTAGCTCTAATATCTCTATGTAACCAGTCATTTATTTTTTGAATAACAGGAATTGTTTGTTTTATTAAAAATCTTATTTGTTTTTGAGTGATATTTGATGTTAGGGGATAGATTGGAACCAGCCTGCCAGTATGAATAGGGTTTTTGTTATCCAAAGGGGTTTCATAAGAGGGATTTATTAATTGAAACCCATGTGTTTTGTTTTTAATAATTTTTCCAGCAAAATAAACAGTTTGACCTTTGGTGAATTTTTTAGTTAGGTATGGTTGATTAAACCAGATAATTTTAAGAGAATCAGTTTTATCAGACACCAAGGCCTCAGTAATTGACATTTTTCTATTAAAAGAAGAATGAGTGCTAATTGACTTGATAATTGCCTTGATTGTGCCTGTTTTTTTTGCTTTAATCTTGTCTATTGTAAGGACTTCGCTATAATCATCATAGCGAAAAGGGTAGTGGAATATTAAATCATCTATTGTTAATAAGTTTATCTTGGATAATTTTTTAGAGATTGCACTGCCAACACTGGTCAATTTATTAATTGGAGTTTTCAATTCAATCATGTTTTTTTATTTATTTGATATTATTGTTTTGTGAATAAAAGAGAAGCCATATCATCCTCTAATTAAAGATATAATATTATAACATAAAATCACCTTAAAATCAAACTATTAAAATCAAATTAATAATTAATTAATTTAAGTAATTATAAAAAAAGTGTGCAATATCGGATGTCGCACACTTCAAATAGTTACTTGGTTACTTACTTAGGGGCCTTGCCCCTAAGTAAAGTAGAAATCAATAATCAGTAATCAATAATCAACTACCTCACTGAGGGTTTTACTTAGGGGCCTTGCCCCTAAGTAAAGTAGAAATCAATAATCAGTAATCAATAATCAACTACCTCACTGAGGGTTTTACTTAGAGGCCTTGCCCCTAAGTAGAAAATAAGCACATAAAAGTGTGCAATATCGGATGTCGCACATATGTCGCACATATTGAGGATTGCATATGAGTTGAATAAATCAATCTTATATTGACTTTTTGTTTTTATTTAGTATAATCTAAAAAAGAATAATGGAGAGATCGGATAATGGTATTCCACCAGTTTGCTAAACTGGCGCCTTTTTTAGGCTTGCGGGTTCGATCCCCGCTCTCTCCGTTTTTAATAAAAATGGATTTGGAGGGGTGCTCCGAATTGGCTAAGGAACCGGTCTTGAAAACCGGCGCCCGCAAGGGC belongs to Patescibacteria group bacterium and includes:
- the recG gene encoding ATP-dependent DNA helicase RecG; translation: MIELKTPINKLTSVGSAISKKLSKINLLTIDDLIFHYPFRYDDYSEVLTIDKIKAKKTGTIKAIIKSISTHSSFNRKMSITEALVSDKTDSLKIIWFNQPYLTKKFTKGQTVYFAGKIIKNKTHGFQLINPSYETPLDNKNPIHTGRLVPIYPLTSNITQKQIRFLIKQTIPVIQKINDWLHRDIRATNNLIDLSFALEQIHFPSDKKIMTKAIKRLKFDELFIIQAKNHLIRQNIKHKQAHKIKFYLAKTKKFVKELPFKLTNAQKRSAWEIINDMGKDNPMNRLLEGDVGSGKTVVAGLAILNVILNSQQTCYMAPTEILAEQHFNTFSNLFKNFSFKIALLTSNSIKTNFKKKITKIELIKKLAQLDIDLIIGTHALIQPIIKFKKLGLVIIDEQHRFGTSQRQHLLEQTVSPHFLSMTATPIPRSVALTLYGDLDISIIDEMPKGRKKIITKIIKPIEYKKTYEFIKEEITKQKQAFVICPLIDESDKLGAMSVKQEYINLTTNIFPNLKIKALHGKLKSTTKEKIIKDFLAKQIDILVSTTVIEVGIDIKNASIMLIHGAERFGLAQLHQLRGRVGRGEDQSYCFLMLDTDSITATERLNALISTNNGFELAEKDLEIRGPGEIFGTQQSGFITSLKIAKLTDVKIIALTKKIAKQLFYQSPRLEKYPLIKKKIQASIMSTHLE